A window from Pseudomonas moraviensis encodes these proteins:
- a CDS encoding alpha/beta hydrolase: MRETPVVIDGPVGQLESLYLDNEQPRGIALICHPNPVQGGTMLNKVVSTLQRTARDAGLITLRFNYRGVGASQGTHDMGTGEVDDAQAAAAWLREKHPDLPLTLFGFSFGGFVAASLGGRLEAQGVQLAHLFMVAPAVMRLGEQDQLPQHGALTVIQPETDEVIDPQLVYDWSDKLQRPHELLKVAECGHFFHGKLTDLKDLLLPRLSN; the protein is encoded by the coding sequence ATGCGTGAAACCCCTGTAGTGATTGACGGCCCGGTGGGTCAACTGGAATCCCTGTACCTGGATAACGAGCAGCCGCGCGGCATTGCGCTGATCTGCCATCCGAACCCGGTACAGGGCGGCACCATGCTCAACAAGGTCGTCTCGACCCTGCAGCGCACCGCGCGCGACGCAGGCCTGATCACCTTGCGTTTCAATTATCGCGGCGTCGGCGCCAGCCAGGGCACGCACGACATGGGCACCGGTGAAGTCGACGACGCCCAGGCCGCCGCCGCATGGCTGCGCGAAAAACACCCGGACTTGCCCCTGACCCTGTTCGGTTTCTCCTTCGGCGGATTTGTTGCAGCAAGTCTCGGCGGCCGTCTCGAAGCCCAAGGCGTGCAGCTTGCACACCTGTTCATGGTCGCCCCGGCGGTGATGCGCCTGGGCGAGCAGGATCAACTGCCGCAGCACGGCGCGTTGACCGTGATCCAGCCGGAAACCGACGAAGTCATCGATCCGCAACTGGTCTACGACTGGTCCGACAAACTCCAGCGCCCCCATGAGCTGCTGAAAGTGGCAGAATGCGGACACTTTTTTCACGGCAAGCTGACCGATCTCAAGGATCTGCTGCTGCCGCGTCTCTCGAATTGA
- a CDS encoding OmpA family protein, which yields MFTTRRLIIVATAVAVLSGCASPNPYDNQGQADGGSQGMSKTAKYGGLGALAGALAGAAIGHDNRGKGALIGAAVVGASAAGYGYYADQQEKKLRASMANTGVEVQRQGDQIKLIMPGNITFATDSANIAPTFYQPLNNLANSLKEFNQNQIEIVGYTDSTGSRQHNMDLSQRRAQSVATYLTSQGVSGANLSARGAGPDNPIASNGDVNGRAQNRRVEVNLKAIPGQQYGDQQQQPGTVQQYP from the coding sequence ATGTTCACCACGCGTCGTTTGATTATTGTCGCTACTGCCGTGGCCGTGCTGTCCGGCTGCGCCTCGCCCAATCCGTATGACAATCAGGGTCAGGCCGACGGTGGCTCGCAAGGCATGAGCAAAACCGCCAAATACGGTGGCCTCGGTGCGCTGGCCGGTGCACTCGCCGGCGCTGCCATCGGCCACGACAACCGTGGCAAGGGCGCCTTGATCGGCGCCGCTGTTGTCGGTGCATCCGCTGCCGGCTACGGTTACTACGCCGACCAGCAGGAAAAGAAACTGCGCGCGAGCATGGCCAACACTGGTGTTGAGGTGCAGCGTCAGGGTGATCAGATCAAGCTGATCATGCCGGGCAATATCACCTTCGCCACCGACTCGGCGAACATCGCCCCAACCTTCTATCAGCCGCTGAACAACCTGGCCAACTCGCTGAAAGAGTTCAACCAGAACCAGATCGAAATCGTCGGCTACACCGACAGCACCGGCAGCCGCCAGCACAACATGGACCTGTCCCAGCGTCGTGCGCAGAGCGTGGCGACCTACCTGACCTCGCAAGGCGTCAGCGGTGCCAACCTGTCGGCCCGTGGCGCCGGCCCGGATAATCCGATCGCCAGCAACGGTGACGTCAATGGCCGTGCGCAGAACCGCCGGGTTGAAGTCAACCTGAAGGCGATTCCGGGCCAGCAGTATGGTGATCAGCAACAGCAACCGGGTACGGTTCAGCAGTACCCGTAA
- a CDS encoding tryptophan--tRNA ligase, translating to MTNRTRILTGITTTGTPHLGNYAGAIRPAIVASRDSQADSFYFLADYHALIKCDDPLRIQRSRLEIAATWLAGGLDVDRVTFYRQSDIPEIPELTWLLTCVAAKGLLNRAHAYKASVDKNVETGEDPDAGITMGLYSYPVLMAADILMFNAHKVPVGRDQIQHVEMARDIGQRFNHLFGQGREFFTMPEALIEESVATLPGLDGRKMSKSYDNTIPLFSSAKEMKDAISRIVTDSKAPGEAKDPDNSHLFTLFQAFATPAQADEFRRELLGGLGWGEAKNRLFQLLDNELGEAREKYHQLIERPADLEDILQIGAKKARAVATPFLNELREAVGLRSFVNQVQVAATTKKKAAKAARFVSFREEDGSFRFRLLAADGEQLLLSRNFADGKTAGQATKQLQSGEPLDVRTENLSFSVWLAGECVGDSPAFADAAARDAAIEALRVALTPAQD from the coding sequence ATGACCAACCGTACCCGCATTCTCACCGGCATCACCACCACCGGCACGCCGCATCTGGGCAACTACGCCGGCGCCATCCGCCCGGCAATCGTTGCCAGCCGCGACAGCCAGGCCGATTCGTTCTACTTCCTCGCCGACTACCACGCCCTGATCAAATGCGATGACCCGCTGCGCATCCAGCGCTCGCGTCTGGAAATCGCTGCAACCTGGCTGGCCGGTGGCCTCGATGTCGATCGCGTGACCTTCTACCGCCAGTCCGACATCCCGGAAATCCCCGAGCTGACCTGGCTGCTGACCTGCGTTGCCGCCAAGGGCCTGCTCAATCGCGCGCACGCTTACAAGGCGTCGGTGGACAAGAATGTCGAGACCGGTGAAGACCCGGATGCCGGTATCACCATGGGCCTCTACAGCTACCCGGTACTGATGGCCGCGGACATCCTGATGTTCAACGCGCACAAGGTGCCGGTAGGTCGTGACCAGATTCAGCACGTCGAGATGGCGCGCGATATCGGCCAGCGCTTCAACCATCTGTTCGGTCAGGGCAGAGAATTCTTCACCATGCCCGAAGCGCTGATCGAAGAAAGCGTGGCGACCTTGCCGGGCCTCGACGGTCGCAAGATGTCGAAGAGCTACGACAACACCATCCCGTTGTTCTCCAGCGCCAAAGAGATGAAGGACGCGATCTCGCGGATCGTCACCGACTCCAAGGCCCCGGGCGAAGCGAAAGATCCCGACAACTCGCACTTGTTCACCCTGTTCCAGGCCTTCGCCACACCGGCGCAGGCTGACGAATTCCGTCGCGAACTGCTCGGTGGTCTGGGCTGGGGCGAGGCGAAGAATCGTCTGTTCCAGTTGCTCGACAACGAACTGGGCGAGGCGCGCGAGAAGTATCACCAGTTGATCGAGCGTCCGGCGGACCTGGAAGACATTCTGCAGATCGGTGCGAAGAAGGCCCGCGCTGTTGCCACGCCGTTCCTCAATGAGTTGCGCGAAGCCGTTGGCCTGCGTTCTTTCGTCAATCAGGTTCAGGTCGCCGCGACTACCAAGAAGAAAGCCGCGAAGGCTGCGCGTTTCGTCAGCTTCCGCGAAGAGGATGGCAGCTTCCGTTTCCGTCTGCTGGCGGCTGATGGCGAGCAACTGCTGCTGTCGCGCAACTTCGCCGATGGCAAAACCGCCGGACAGGCGACCAAACAGTTGCAGTCCGGCGAACCGCTGGACGTACGCACTGAAAACCTGAGCTTCAGCGTCTGGCTGGCCGGTGAGTGCGTAGGCGACAGCCCGGCCTTCGCCGATGCTGCAGCGCGAGATGCCGCCATCGAGGCGTTGCGCGTAGCGCTGACCCCAGCGCAGGACTGA
- the zapE gene encoding cell division protein ZapE: MTPLERYQADLKRPDFFHDAAQETAVRHLQRLYDDLIAADQNKPGFLGKLFGKKDQAPVKGLYFWGGVGRGKTYLVDTFFEALPFKEKTRTHFHRFMKRVHEEMKTLGGEKNPLTIIAKRFAAESRVICFDEFFVSDITDAMILGTLMEELFKNGVTLVATSNIVPDGLYKDGLQRARFLPAIALIKQNTEIVNVDSGVDYRLRHLEQAELFHYPLDEAAHESLRKSFKALTPECTAAVENDVLIIENREIRALRTCDDVAWFDFRELCDGPRSQNDYIELGKIFHAVLLSGVEQMSVTTDDIARRFINMVDEFYDRNVKLIISAEVELKDLYTGGRLTFEFQRTLSRLLEMQSHEFLSRAHKP, translated from the coding sequence ATGACGCCCCTAGAACGATATCAAGCTGATCTGAAACGCCCGGACTTCTTCCATGACGCCGCGCAGGAAACTGCTGTGCGTCACTTGCAGCGTCTGTACGACGACTTGATCGCCGCCGACCAGAACAAGCCGGGATTTCTCGGCAAGCTGTTTGGCAAAAAGGATCAGGCACCGGTCAAGGGCCTGTATTTCTGGGGCGGCGTCGGTCGCGGCAAGACTTACCTGGTCGACACCTTCTTCGAAGCACTGCCGTTCAAGGAAAAGACCCGCACGCACTTCCACCGCTTCATGAAGCGTGTGCACGAAGAAATGAAAACTCTCGGCGGCGAGAAGAACCCGCTGACCATCATTGCCAAGCGCTTCGCCGCCGAGTCGCGGGTGATCTGCTTCGATGAATTCTTCGTATCCGACATCACCGATGCGATGATTCTCGGCACGCTGATGGAAGAGCTGTTCAAGAACGGCGTGACCCTGGTTGCGACCTCGAACATCGTGCCTGACGGTCTGTACAAGGACGGCCTGCAACGCGCGCGCTTCCTCCCGGCCATCGCGCTGATCAAGCAGAACACCGAGATCGTCAACGTCGACAGCGGCGTCGACTACCGTTTGCGTCACCTCGAGCAAGCCGAGCTGTTCCACTATCCGCTCGACGAAGCGGCGCATGAAAGTCTGCGCAAGAGCTTCAAGGCACTGACGCCGGAGTGCACGGCGGCGGTGGAAAATGATGTGCTGATCATCGAGAACCGCGAAATCCGCGCCCTGCGTACCTGTGATGACGTGGCCTGGTTCGACTTCCGCGAACTGTGCGACGGCCCGCGCAGCCAGAACGACTACATCGAACTGGGCAAAATCTTCCACGCGGTGCTGCTCAGCGGCGTCGAGCAGATGAGCGTCACCACCGACGACATCGCGCGGCGCTTCATCAACATGGTCGACGAGTTCTACGATCGCAACGTCAAACTGATCATTTCTGCCGAAGTCGAGCTGAAGGATCTGTACACCGGCGGACGCCTGACCTTCGAGTTCCAGCGCACGCTGAGCCGCTTGCTGGAGATGCAATCCCACGAGTTTCTGTCGCGGGCGCACAAGCCTTAA
- a CDS encoding MBL fold metallo-hydrolase, whose amino-acid sequence MTVPNPALIRETFPVGPLQCNCTIIGDPITKKAIVVDPGGNPDLIMARLDTLGLRVVSIIHTHAHLDHFLASGQMKEKTGATLHLHKEDQFLWDNLEMQCQMFGVPYTPVPSPDRWLSDDEELACGCGVALHTPGHTPGSMSFWFSEAKLLIAGDTLFRRGVGRTDLWGGDQATIVRSIKQRLYTLDEDATVVTGHGPDTRLGDEMRENPFVRA is encoded by the coding sequence ATGACCGTTCCGAATCCAGCACTCATCCGCGAAACCTTCCCCGTCGGACCGCTTCAGTGCAACTGCACCATCATCGGCGACCCGATCACGAAAAAAGCCATCGTCGTCGACCCGGGCGGCAATCCCGATCTGATCATGGCGCGCCTTGATACCCTCGGTCTGAGGGTGGTCAGCATCATCCACACCCACGCGCATCTTGATCACTTCCTGGCTTCCGGGCAGATGAAAGAGAAAACCGGTGCGACCCTGCATTTGCACAAGGAGGATCAATTCCTCTGGGACAACCTCGAAATGCAATGCCAGATGTTCGGCGTGCCTTACACCCCCGTACCCTCGCCGGATCGCTGGTTGAGCGATGATGAAGAACTGGCCTGTGGTTGCGGCGTCGCGCTGCACACGCCGGGGCATACGCCAGGTTCCATGAGCTTCTGGTTTTCCGAGGCTAAGCTGTTGATTGCCGGAGACACGCTGTTTCGTCGCGGAGTAGGGCGCACGGACTTATGGGGCGGCGATCAGGCGACCATCGTGCGTTCGATCAAGCAGCGGCTATATACGCTGGACGAGGACGCAACCGTTGTTACCGGGCACGGTCCGGACACGCGTCTGGGTGACGAGATGCGAGAGAACCCGTTTGTGCGTGCCTGA
- a CDS encoding YhcB family protein, translated as MEHSLLVWLLPTLALVVGVAIGFLIARVAPNAAPSRTQRQLDDIQERFDSYQNEVVTHFNSTAMLVKKLTQSYQEVQDHLAEGANRLALDEQTRQRLIAALHADAAQAPRERLTPPRDQEPPRDYAPKNPNSPGMLDEHYGLKK; from the coding sequence GTGGAACACTCGCTCTTAGTTTGGTTGTTACCGACTCTTGCCCTGGTTGTGGGTGTCGCCATTGGATTCCTGATCGCGCGCGTTGCGCCGAACGCCGCGCCGAGCCGCACGCAGCGTCAACTGGATGATATCCAGGAGCGTTTCGACAGTTATCAAAACGAGGTGGTCACCCACTTCAACAGCACCGCGATGCTGGTCAAGAAGCTGACCCAAAGTTATCAGGAAGTGCAGGATCATCTCGCCGAGGGCGCCAACCGTCTGGCCCTGGACGAGCAGACCCGCCAGCGCCTGATCGCTGCCCTGCACGCCGACGCAGCGCAGGCCCCCCGCGAACGCCTGACGCCACCGCGCGATCAGGAACCACCGCGTGACTATGCACCGAAGAATCCGAACTCGCCGGGCATGCTCGATGAGCACTATGGTTTGAAGAAGTAA